From Pseudanabaena sp. PCC 6802, one genomic window encodes:
- a CDS encoding DUF362 domain-containing protein, protein MKPTVSLLSTHSYAIDSLAIALEKLLEPCGGIGTMVKPGDRVLLKPNLLTGARPTKECVTRPELIYCVAKMVQAAGGKPFLGDSPAFGSAMGVARANGLAEMAAELNLPIVEFHGHRYETGGELQHLRLSKEAMGADVVINLPKLKSHMQLTLTMGVKNLFGCVPGKMKAWWHMEAGKDVHKFANMLIETAQAIAPQLTIIDGIIGHEGNGPSAGEPRDLGVLGAATDVFALDRAIAAILCVDPDRVPTIAAAIRMGLCSERIEELEVVGATIEQLRVPDWKLPTEIIPIDFGLPRIMRSTFKHLYIKFIKEPISAYART, encoded by the coding sequence ATGAAGCCGACCGTCAGTCTGCTCAGTACGCATAGCTATGCAATTGATTCCCTCGCGATCGCTCTAGAAAAGTTACTGGAGCCTTGCGGGGGAATCGGTACTATGGTTAAACCCGGCGATCGCGTTTTGCTGAAGCCCAACCTGCTCACGGGCGCTCGCCCCACCAAAGAATGCGTGACTCGCCCCGAACTCATCTATTGCGTGGCAAAGATGGTGCAGGCAGCAGGCGGCAAGCCCTTTTTAGGCGACAGTCCGGCGTTTGGTAGTGCGATGGGGGTGGCACGGGCAAATGGCCTAGCAGAAATGGCAGCGGAGCTAAATTTGCCGATCGTAGAATTTCACGGACATCGCTATGAAACTGGCGGTGAATTGCAGCATCTCCGCCTCAGTAAGGAGGCAATGGGCGCTGACGTGGTAATTAATTTACCGAAGCTCAAATCCCACATGCAGCTTACTTTGACTATGGGGGTGAAAAACCTCTTCGGTTGCGTGCCTGGCAAGATGAAAGCCTGGTGGCACATGGAAGCAGGTAAAGACGTGCATAAGTTTGCCAATATGCTGATCGAAACCGCCCAGGCGATCGCGCCGCAACTCACGATTATCGACGGCATCATCGGTCACGAAGGCAACGGGCCTAGCGCTGGCGAACCGAGAGACCTGGGCGTATTGGGGGCAGCAACAGATGTTTTCGCCCTGGATCGGGCGATCGCCGCCATCCTGTGTGTCGATCCCGATCGAGTACCGACCATAGCCGCAGCCATCCGCATGGGTTTGTGTAGCGAACGCATTGAGGAGCTCGAGGTCGTAGGCGCAACGATCGAGCAATTGCGCGTTCCTGACTGGAAATTGCCAACGGAGATTATACCAATCGATTT